The Raphanus sativus cultivar WK10039 chromosome 6, ASM80110v3, whole genome shotgun sequence sequence ATGGTTATAAAAACCATCATTTCAAAAGAGAGTATAATAATATGAGCTTTCACATTTGAAATtaccaattaattttaaattgaaaatctaTGATAAATCCTGATTTAACAACTATATTTTATGCAAACGAAATTAGATAAGCATATTCATCAATTTTCAAAATGCATATGAGACCACGGAAATATTATTGAAGTTTTGAGAAGAGAAAAAACACTATATTTATACATCAATTTCACTCATAAAAACGTGCTCAGACCTTACGTTACATGGAAACGGAAGCGGGTACGTGGAAGCGGAAGCGTATGGAAGCGCAGAAgcgaaatttttaaaaaatttaggaaGCGGGTACGTGTTGGAAGCGTATatccatatatacatatatatgtatatatattaaaaatataaaaaatatttatataatttaggactaaaatcatatgatttaaacttaaaataaagcatttattaatttataataattttgaaataatctcatattaaaactataaaaatacacataaattaagtttaaaataaattatgatattaattattttaaaacttcataaatttattgacataatatatttgaatatgtgctatatctttaataaaaacatcaatGCATAAAGATgatttatagtattagttttaatatttgtatatttctattctctttaattcattactattaaaatttggattttatataaactaaaaactatgattttatatttttatgaattatgacaatgggttttaaaataaaatggaagCGTGATTCCAAAACGGAATCGTAAGCTTCCAACGTGTTTTTAAAGAGAATATTTTGGAAACGTTTTGGAAGCGAGATTCCGTAAGCTTCCACAagattccgattccgattccgattccgaaGCGGGAAGCGGACATCCGACGAAGCTTCCGTGCAACCTAGTCAGACCAAACTAATAATTGTGTCATCTTAAATTAAACAATACGAAAATGAATAAGAAACAGCTGTGAATTTTGCCGCTTAATATTCTGCGTGTtgtctaattattttatttatccaAATCAGTATTTACCATTTTTCctaattagtttatttatatttcgaTTGAATTTTCTCCTTATGGCTGCTACTTTTTCTTCCCGAGAATTCAGAGagacaataataataatcagaAAGTGCTAAAAAGCTTTAAAAAAACGcaggaaggaggaggaggaggaagagaccATCTCCACCTTCAAAAATcagatagaaagagagagagagagaggccaCAACGCTTTGATTCTTTTCGTACGTTCCTCTTCTCCGTACCTCGCAGATCCGCGATCCGATCCTTGTCTAAGTTTTACATTTTCTGTACGTACGATCCGATCCAGCTGAGAATAGATTCACTGTTTATCATGTTTAGGTTTCATTTCGATTTTGATTAGATCTGTGTTTCCTTTTTCGAAATTGCTAAAGATCTGTGGGAGCTGCAGCACTTTTTGAATGTCAAATCTTCGTAACTGAtcggttttgatttgttttttttttaggcTGTGTAAGTAAGTATCCCGGATTATCGATTTGAATTGTTGTTCTATATCATTTGATTGCCAGGTGGcgatttttttgtttccttgatTAGTGTTTAGGTTTGGAAGCAATCCGATCATGGACTCACGtcgttttttttgctaaatgatTCGTAGTATCTCTTATTGGATTCGTCTTTCTATTGAACTTCATTTTGTATATTCATTGTGAATGTaactttgttttatattttgtttgaaacAGTTTGACATCAAAGGCTTCGTAGAGGGTGTTTAACGCATTTGTTTGTTCCTGGAACGAACATAtacgaagaagatgaagaaagtcTTCGGTCAAACTGTCAGAGACCTGTAAGGATTATAATGCCTGGAATGGAACTCAATGATATCCCCAAGGCCAATTCGtggtttattctttttttttttttttctgaattaaCAAATGGTTGATTTTgtgtaatgatttttttttagcaaGAGAGAGGTCAACAAGAAAGTTCTTAAAGTCCCTGGAATAGAACAGAAGGTAAAGGATACtcgcttcttctctgttttttggTTGTGTAGATCagtttctttattattatttattttccctACAAGTTCAAATTTAAAGTGAGATTTAAAACATAGTTTCATGCTGTTTCGCACTTGGTCTTTTTCCTCTACAGGTTCTAGATGCTACTAGCAATGAGCCATGGGGACCTCATGGATCACTTCTGGCTGATCTTGCGCAAGCTTCAAGAAATTAGTTACTACAACCCCTTCCATCTGCTATAAAATTACTGTAATTATGATAGCACACAGGACTGACAGAAATGTTACTTTCCCTTGCAGCCATGAATACCAGCTGATCATGGGGGTCATATGGAAACGACTTAGCGACACTGGAAAGAACTGGAGGCACGTCTATAAGGTGATAAATATTAAtgctttttttcttgttttatattGCTGTAGCAGTGAGTGAAACTATTTTTGTGTTGGTTTAACTCTTCTATCCACTTCAGGCTTTGACAGTTTTGGAGTACATGGTAGGCCATGGGTCAGAACGTGTTATAGACGAGATTAGAGAGCGTGCATATCAAATCTCGGTAATTGACCATGCGAAGTTCACCATTTAGAAGTATTCagcatcaaaatattttttttgtgcttATCTCAGCAGTTGACTATCTTGCGTCCATTTTCCCATGTGGCAGACATTGTCCGATTTTCAGTATATTGATTCTGGTGGTAGAGACCAAGGAAGCAATGTTAGAAAGAAATCACAGAGCCTGGTGGCGTTGGTTAATGACAAAGAAAGAATCGCTGAGGTCAGAGAGAAGGCTGCAGCTAACAGAGATAAGTAAGTAGCTtgttaatttttaacattttttcaaaTTGATTGAGCCTTCTCTCAGTGATGGTCATGCGGGGCACTTGTTTGTTTTCTGGTTGCTAGTGGCCTAACAACTGTTATTATGTCTCCTATTAGTCTAGTCTATCAATTTATGGCACTTAAAGTCTTATTAGTTTCTCACTTTGAATGTTTTTAGTTCATAGAGATAGAAAATTACATGTCTTTGGGTTCAATAAATGTGTTTTATGAGCTGAACTTATCAACGTGACATTATTTTTACAACAGGTATCGCAGCTCAGCACCAGGTGGGATGTATAAGCCTTCAGGAGGATATGGGGACAGATATGATTACGGATCCCGGGATGACGAGCGAAGTAGTTATGGGAGAGAAAGAGAATATGGTTACAGGGATGATGATAGAAACAGTCGTGATGGAGATCGTTACTCTGAAGACCGGTATGGGAGAGATGGTAACAGGGAAGATGATTACAGGGGAAGGAGCAAAAGTGTTGATAACTTCCCACATAGTTCACGGGGTAGGAGTTCTGATAGGGAACGGACGTTTGAGGATGATGGCCATTCTTCATCACGGTATGTTGATCTGAAGTTTCCTTTGGACTTGATCTAAAGAAGAAGGGAACAATTTTGAGATTTAATCAACACTGTTGGatggaatttttttatttgaatagtAGCTTAGCAGTCCTTGGTGTCAAAAAGCATGTTTCGAGCACTTTTTAGTCTAGTTTCGTTTATACAATAAAACATTCCTCTTTATCGTGTAGGGGTAGTAATGCTCGAGCTGATGACAATTCTCAGGATGGGAGGTAATTTCTGATGAAGTTTGGGCCTTTTCTGATTGTATTaagttttctaaatttattcAACTCATATCTATATCCTTTcggaattatatatatatgatagagGTTCGCTCCAGAGGAAGTTTTCTGAGCAAAATATTGGTGCTCCACCTAGTTATGAAGAAGCTGTCAGTGAATCACGGAGCCCTGTATATAGTGAAAGGTGACAATTCTCTGCTATGCAGATTCAGAGCTACCTTGGTTTTATTGGTTCTGATGAATCTTTTTATGCCAGGGATGGTGGGGAGACCCCACAAGCTGCTGCTCCAGCAGctgcttctcctcctcctccacaaGCTGTTGCTCCAGgagcttcttctcctcctcctccacaaGTTGCTGCCCCAGGGGCTGCTTCTCCTCCTACTGGAAGCAACACAGACAATAACTCTGCTGGTTTTGTTACTGAATCTTCTCCGCAGAAATTTGAGACTTTTGATGAATTTGATCCACGCGGTGCATTTACAGGTACAGAATTCTCGACGCTTGCGATTTCTTCAATTTCTAGTTTGTTAGATCTTTGGAATTTCCTCAGCTTCTTGCCTTTCAAACTCCTCTGCTGGATAGAGATTAATTTTCATTGTTAGTTTGGTTTGTTATGTACATCAACCTCTTTACTGGTTCTAAGTGTGAACGTTGTGCTTCGTTTCTTTTCCAGCTGCCCCTCCAGCATATGCATCTGCAGACGGTGCTTCAGCTCCTCCGACAGTGGCTTCGACAACTGCTCCTCCCACCTCAAACAGTGTCGAGATGGACTTACTTGACTCCCTCGCAGACGTATTTTCATCAAATGCATTGGCCATTGTACCTGCTGATTCTACATCTGGAGAAACCAACGGACAATCAAATGCTCCATCATTTTCTACATCGCAGCCATCAACTCAGGTATCGACACAGGCCTAACCAGTTGTACTGGGGATGTcccttttctcttctttgtaacatttatattattGCTGACTAAAATCTTCCACCACTGTACAGCCGTTTGATGACCCATTTGGTGAGTCTCCTTTCAAAGCCTTCACTTCTACGGACACCGACTCAAACCCGCAGCAAAGCTTTGGCGCTCCTTTCCAGCCAACACCACCAGCCTTCACCTCGGAGGCCTCACATACTGATACTACTGCTCATAACTTTGGATTTGAGGACTCATTTACTGCTGCTAATCCTGAACCTGCTGGTCAGAATGTGCAATCTCCATCAAACTCCCCAGGTTTTCCTCAAGAACAGTTTGCCACATCTCATAGTGATATTGATATTCTTGCTGGCATTCTCCCACCATCTGGTCCTCCAACTTCACTTCCACATCACTCGGGTGCCTCAGCTCCAACATCTCAGTTTCCTCACAGTGGAAACAACATGTATGAGGGATTTAATCCTCAGCCGGTAAATGCAGCTCCAAACATGCCCGGACAAACTCCATTTGGACAAGGTGTACAACCATATAACATGGTTCCTCATTCACAAAACATGACTGGAGGCACACCGTATCACAGTGGAGGCTTCATGCACCAGCCTGGCTCAGCGAATTACAACCCTGGAGTAGTAACTTCACACCCTACAAGCGAAAGCTTCCTTCCACGACCAGTTGCTGCCGCTTCATCCAGCTCACAGACTCCTTATTCTAACGCCAGTGGACCAGCCGGTCAGTTCATGGCACACCAGGGTCATGGAATGCCACCTTCCCATGTTCCACAAAGAACTCAATCTGGGCCTGTTACTATGCAAGGGAACAACAATTTCATGGGAGACATGTTCTCCCAACCTGGGCGAACAAACTCCTTGTCGTCATCGTCATCTCAACCAGATCTCACACCTTTCACAGGAGCGATTGAGATTGTTCCTCAGCCTCAGAAAAAGTTTGAGCCGAAATCATCAATCTGGGCAGACACGTTGAGCAGGGGTCTTGTCAACTTTAACATATCTGGACGTAAGATAGATTTCCGCCACAACAAAATGCCACCGATTTTGAAGCAAACTTTCTAACATCTTCCTTTTCAACTTATGTGCAGCTAAAACAAATCCATTGGCAGACATAGGAGTTGACTTTGAGGCGATCAACAGGAGGGAGAAACGGCTTGAGAAACCTACAAACACACCAGCACCAAC is a genomic window containing:
- the LOC108812116 gene encoding clathrin interactor EPSIN 2; translation: MKKVFGQTVRDLKREVNKKVLKVPGIEQKVLDATSNEPWGPHGSLLADLAQASRNYHEYQLIMGVIWKRLSDTGKNWRHVYKALTVLEYMVGHGSERVIDEIRERAYQISTLSDFQYIDSGGRDQGSNVRKKSQSLVALVNDKERIAEVREKAAANRDKYRSSAPGGMYKPSGGYGDRYDYGSRDDERSSYGREREYGYRDDDRNSRDGDRYSEDRYGRDGNREDDYRGRSKSVDNFPHSSRGRSSDRERTFEDDGHSSSRGSNARADDNSQDGRGSLQRKFSEQNIGAPPSYEEAVSESRSPVYSERDGGETPQAAAPAAASPPPPQAVAPGASSPPPPQVAAPGAASPPTGSNTDNNSAGFVTESSPQKFETFDEFDPRGAFTAAPPAYASADGASAPPTVASTTAPPTSNSVEMDLLDSLADVFSSNALAIVPADSTSGETNGQSNAPSFSTSQPSTQPFDDPFGESPFKAFTSTDTDSNPQQSFGAPFQPTPPAFTSEASHTDTTAHNFGFEDSFTAANPEPAGQNVQSPSNSPGFPQEQFATSHSDIDILAGILPPSGPPTSLPHHSGASAPTSQFPHSGNNMYEGFNPQPVNAAPNMPGQTPFGQGVQPYNMVPHSQNMTGGTPYHSGGFMHQPGSANYNPGVVTSHPTSESFLPRPVAAASSSSQTPYSNASGPAGQFMAHQGHGMPPSHVPQRTQSGPVTMQGNNNFMGDMFSQPGRTNSLSSSSSQPDLTPFTGAIEIVPQPQKKFEPKSSIWADTLSRGLVNFNISGPKTNPLADIGVDFEAINRREKRLEKPTNTPAPTSTINMGKAMGSGTGLGRAGANAMRPPPNPMVGSGMPMGGGGMGVGGYGGMNQNQQPMGMGMGMGPGMNMNMNMGGGYGQGYPMQPQNPGMVPGQNMPGNNNNYNPMMGQGGYNPQQQQYGGGYR